The following are encoded together in the Streptomyces sp. NBC_00341 genome:
- a CDS encoding PaaI family thioesterase, with translation MTVPQHETTTADRPRLVAEPHRDGVDTAVAAARRVIAALLRAGDGSGADMNAIAARLDAMADGLTEQAPAIEERLAQMWRGEGVTRHDPVTGPENALAPPLHLHGKDDGSVEGIVTLDLPYQGPPGHVHGGVSALLLDHTLGVANHWGGPSGMTAELTLRYLRPTPLFEPLTVTGRQVSVDGSRIRTVGEISAGGRSCVTVSGLFINKHLPRPS, from the coding sequence ATGACCGTCCCCCAGCACGAGACCACCACCGCCGACCGGCCCAGGCTGGTCGCGGAACCGCACCGGGACGGCGTCGACACCGCGGTCGCCGCGGCCCGCCGGGTGATCGCCGCCCTGCTCCGCGCCGGCGACGGGTCCGGCGCGGACATGAACGCGATAGCCGCGCGGCTCGACGCCATGGCCGACGGGCTCACCGAGCAGGCGCCCGCCATCGAGGAACGCCTCGCGCAGATGTGGCGCGGCGAGGGCGTCACCCGGCACGACCCCGTCACCGGCCCGGAGAACGCCCTCGCACCGCCGCTGCACCTGCACGGCAAGGACGACGGTTCCGTCGAAGGCATCGTCACGCTCGACCTGCCCTACCAGGGCCCGCCCGGCCATGTGCACGGCGGCGTCTCCGCGCTGCTCCTGGACCACACGCTGGGAGTGGCCAACCACTGGGGCGGCCCGTCCGGGATGACCGCGGAGCTGACACTGCGCTATCTGCGGCCCACCCCGCTGTTCGAGCCGCTGACGGTCACCGGGCGTCAGGTCTCGGTGGACGGTTCGCGGATCCGCACCGTCGGTGAGATCTCCGCCGGCGGCCGCAGCTGCGTCACCGTGTCCGGTCTGTTCATCAACAAGCACCTTCCCCGGCCGAGTTGA
- a CDS encoding MaoC/PaaZ C-terminal domain-containing protein, producing MPIDREKALTADPSVREIRWTSRDVLLYHLSLGAGADAATGPEPHLTYEKSLAVLPTFAVVAGSGISSGDQGAPGFHLPGIDIDLRALLHAGQGLRVHRPLPASGTATLRSRVAELWDKGRAALVVLESTATGADGEPLWTTTTRIWARGEGGFGGEPGPPEHRETPDRPADAVLACATAPQQALWYRLNGDLNPLHADPAAARAAGFDRPILHGLASYGLLCKALVDGVLDGDVTRLTGLTVRFAGPLVPGESLAISVWRDGTADDGTGRLLLHAACPERDGAPVLTHATATVTS from the coding sequence ATGCCCATCGACCGCGAGAAGGCGCTCACCGCGGACCCCTCGGTCCGCGAGATCCGCTGGACCAGCCGCGACGTGCTCCTCTACCACCTGAGCCTCGGCGCGGGCGCCGACGCAGCCACCGGCCCCGAACCGCACCTGACCTACGAGAAGTCCCTCGCCGTACTGCCCACCTTCGCGGTGGTGGCCGGCTCCGGGATCTCCTCCGGGGACCAGGGCGCACCCGGCTTCCACCTGCCCGGCATCGACATCGACCTGCGGGCGCTGCTCCACGCGGGCCAGGGACTCCGGGTCCACCGGCCGCTCCCCGCATCAGGCACCGCCACCCTCCGCTCGCGCGTCGCCGAACTGTGGGACAAGGGCAGGGCCGCACTCGTCGTCCTGGAGTCCACGGCCACCGGCGCCGACGGCGAACCGCTGTGGACCACCACCACCCGCATCTGGGCACGCGGCGAGGGCGGCTTCGGCGGGGAGCCCGGCCCGCCCGAGCACCGGGAGACACCGGACCGGCCCGCCGACGCCGTCCTCGCCTGCGCCACCGCACCCCAACAGGCGCTGTGGTACCGGCTCAACGGAGACCTCAACCCGCTGCACGCCGACCCCGCGGCCGCGCGGGCCGCCGGATTCGACCGGCCGATCCTGCACGGGCTCGCCTCCTACGGACTCCTCTGCAAGGCCCTCGTCGACGGAGTGCTCGACGGTGACGTCACCCGGCTCACCGGTCTCACCGTGCGCTTCGCCGGACCGCTCGTCCCCGGCGAGTCCCTGGCCATCTCCGTATGGCGGGACGGAACGGCGGACGACGGGACCGGGCGGCTCCTGCTGCACGCCGCCTGCCCCGAACGCGACGGCGCGCCCGTACTCACCCACGCCACGGCGACGGTGACCTCATGA
- a CDS encoding acyl-CoA dehydrogenase, whose amino-acid sequence MTIGLTQEHRDLRDAVRAFAGRHITPDTLRAAADAGRETLPAHWSGLAEQGLLGLHLPEESGGAGYGLVELAVVTEELGRATAPGPFLPTTLASAVLHAAGHRTHLAPLAAGTTVGAVGLAPGTLALTRAADGTATVTGTSELVIGGHLADVFVLPAADNGRTAWLVLPRAAVETTDVRSHDLTRRSSRVTVRSVPVPAADLLDLDPQTPRDLAATLFAAESSGLADRCVNTAADYARVREQFGRRIGQFQGVKHRCARMLARAEQARACAWDAARAAGPDGAGDAREASLAAAVAAAAGVDAAFSVAKDCIQVLGGIGFTWEHDAHLALRRAQTLRIALGPSAVWRRRVARLTLDGARRTLGVELPGSAEAVREDIRAELRIAAALEGAEARIHLADHGYTAPHLPAPWGKGADPVTQLVIAEELRAAGLTPVDMIIGGWVVPTLIAHGDPSQQERFLAPSLRGGIVWCQLFSEPGAGSDLAGLTTRAERTDGGWRVTGQKVWTSMARDAHWGVLLARTDTDVPKHRGISYFLLDMKSPGLDIRPLRQITGEAEFNEVFLDDVFIPDELLVGSPGDGWKLARTTLANERVALSHDSVGSGAEALLELAAASEALDDEQLTTLGGHLCDAQSGAVLALRTTLRTVSGQQPGAEASVAKLLGVEHQQRVWETCMDWQGSAALTGEGERLDATWQFLNSRCLSIAGGTTEIQLNIIGERLLGLPRDPEPTEKG is encoded by the coding sequence ATGACCATCGGACTCACCCAGGAACACCGCGACCTGCGCGACGCGGTCCGTGCCTTCGCCGGCCGGCACATCACACCGGACACCCTCCGGGCGGCGGCCGACGCCGGCCGGGAGACCCTCCCCGCCCACTGGAGCGGCCTCGCGGAACAGGGCCTCCTCGGGCTGCACCTGCCGGAGGAGTCGGGCGGCGCCGGATACGGACTCGTCGAACTCGCCGTCGTCACAGAGGAACTGGGCCGCGCGACGGCCCCCGGACCGTTCCTGCCGACGACGCTCGCCTCCGCGGTCCTGCACGCGGCCGGACACCGGACGCACCTCGCCCCGCTCGCCGCCGGCACCACCGTCGGCGCGGTCGGACTCGCCCCCGGCACCCTCGCCCTGACGCGCGCCGCCGACGGCACGGCGACCGTCACCGGAACCTCCGAGCTCGTCATCGGCGGACACCTGGCCGACGTGTTCGTACTGCCCGCCGCGGACAACGGCCGCACCGCCTGGCTGGTACTGCCCCGGGCGGCGGTGGAGACCACCGACGTCCGCAGCCACGACCTGACCCGCCGCTCCTCCCGGGTGACCGTACGGTCGGTCCCGGTGCCGGCCGCCGATCTGCTGGACCTCGATCCGCAGACGCCCCGCGACCTCGCCGCCACCCTGTTCGCCGCCGAGTCCTCGGGACTCGCCGACCGCTGCGTGAACACCGCCGCGGACTACGCCCGGGTCCGGGAGCAGTTCGGCCGCCGCATCGGCCAGTTCCAGGGCGTCAAGCACCGCTGCGCCCGGATGCTCGCGCGGGCCGAGCAGGCCCGCGCCTGCGCCTGGGACGCCGCCCGCGCGGCCGGGCCCGACGGCGCGGGCGACGCCCGTGAGGCCTCGCTGGCCGCCGCCGTCGCCGCGGCGGCCGGTGTCGACGCGGCGTTCTCCGTCGCCAAGGACTGCATCCAGGTGCTCGGCGGCATCGGCTTCACCTGGGAGCACGACGCGCATCTCGCACTGCGCCGCGCCCAGACCCTGCGCATCGCGCTGGGCCCGTCCGCCGTCTGGCGCCGCCGAGTCGCCCGCCTCACCCTGGACGGCGCCCGCCGCACGCTGGGCGTCGAGCTGCCCGGGTCGGCCGAGGCCGTACGCGAGGACATCCGCGCCGAACTGCGGATCGCCGCCGCCCTGGAGGGCGCGGAAGCCCGCATCCACCTCGCGGACCACGGCTACACCGCCCCCCATCTGCCGGCCCCCTGGGGCAAGGGCGCGGATCCCGTCACACAGCTCGTCATCGCGGAGGAGCTGCGGGCCGCCGGGCTCACCCCCGTCGACATGATCATCGGCGGCTGGGTGGTGCCCACGCTCATCGCCCACGGCGACCCGTCCCAGCAGGAGAGGTTCCTCGCGCCGAGCCTGCGCGGGGGCATCGTCTGGTGCCAGCTGTTCAGCGAGCCGGGCGCGGGCTCCGACCTCGCCGGGCTCACCACCCGCGCGGAGAGGACCGACGGCGGCTGGCGCGTCACGGGCCAGAAGGTGTGGACGTCCATGGCCCGCGACGCCCACTGGGGCGTCCTGCTCGCCCGTACCGACACCGACGTGCCCAAGCACAGGGGGATCTCCTACTTCCTCCTCGACATGAAGAGCCCCGGCCTCGACATCCGGCCGCTGCGGCAGATCACCGGAGAGGCCGAGTTCAACGAGGTCTTCCTCGACGACGTGTTCATCCCCGACGAGCTGCTCGTCGGCTCCCCGGGCGACGGCTGGAAGCTCGCCCGCACCACCCTCGCCAACGAACGCGTAGCCCTGTCCCACGACTCGGTCGGCTCCGGCGCCGAGGCGCTGCTGGAGCTCGCCGCCGCCTCCGAAGCGCTCGACGACGAACAGCTCACCACCCTCGGCGGCCACCTCTGCGACGCGCAGTCCGGAGCCGTCCTCGCCCTGCGCACCACCCTGCGCACCGTCTCCGGGCAGCAGCCGGGCGCCGAGGCGTCCGTCGCCAAACTGCTCGGCGTCGAACACCAGCAGCGGGTCTGGGAGACCTGCATGGACTGGCAGGGCAGCGCCGCGCTCACCGGCGAGGGCGAACGCCTCGATGCCACCTGGCAGTTCCTCAACTCCCGCTGTCTGTCCATCGCGGGCGGCACGACGGAGATCCAGCTGAACATCATCGGTGAGCGCCTCCTCGGCCTTCCCCGCGACCCCGAGCCCACCGAGAAAGGCTGA
- a CDS encoding steroid 3-ketoacyl-CoA thiolase: MTEAVIVEAARTPVGRRRGVLSGLHPAELLGLAQKGLVERAGIAPGTVDQVIGGCVTQAGEQSNNVTRGAWLHSGLPHTTACTTIDCACGSSQQAVHLVAGLIAAGAIETGIGCGVESMSRVFLGAALTPGNGSPVPDSWSLDMPDQFTAAERIARNRGITRADADALGLASQQKAARAWSEGRFDQQIIEVDAPVTGPEGPTGETVTVTRDQGLRDTTAEALAALRPVLPDGIHTAGNSSQISDGAAAVLLMSRERAAREGLRPRARILASAMVGSEPYYHLDGPVAATERVLRTAGMTLDDIDLVEINEAFASVVLSWARVHRADLDKVNVNGGAIALGHAVGSTGARLVTQTLHELERTGKSTALITMCAGGAHATATVIERI; this comes from the coding sequence ATGACCGAGGCCGTCATCGTCGAAGCCGCACGGACACCGGTCGGCCGGCGCCGCGGTGTCCTGTCCGGGCTCCACCCGGCGGAACTCCTCGGGCTCGCCCAGAAGGGCCTGGTGGAGCGGGCGGGTATCGCCCCCGGCACCGTGGACCAGGTCATCGGGGGCTGCGTCACCCAGGCCGGTGAGCAGTCCAACAACGTGACGCGTGGCGCCTGGCTGCACAGCGGTCTCCCGCACACCACCGCGTGCACCACCATCGACTGCGCCTGCGGATCGTCCCAGCAGGCCGTGCACCTGGTGGCGGGCCTGATCGCCGCGGGCGCCATCGAGACCGGCATCGGCTGCGGGGTGGAGTCGATGAGCCGCGTCTTCCTCGGCGCCGCGCTCACTCCGGGCAACGGCTCCCCGGTACCGGACAGCTGGTCCCTGGACATGCCCGACCAGTTCACGGCCGCCGAACGCATCGCCCGCAACCGGGGCATCACCAGGGCCGACGCCGACGCCCTGGGCCTCGCCTCCCAGCAGAAGGCCGCCCGCGCCTGGTCCGAAGGACGCTTCGACCAACAGATCATCGAGGTCGACGCCCCGGTCACCGGCCCCGAGGGGCCCACCGGGGAGACCGTCACCGTCACCCGTGACCAGGGGCTGCGCGACACCACCGCCGAGGCGCTGGCCGCCCTCCGGCCGGTCCTCCCCGACGGCATCCACACCGCCGGGAACTCCTCCCAGATCAGCGACGGCGCCGCCGCCGTCCTGCTGATGAGCCGGGAGCGCGCCGCCCGCGAAGGGCTCCGCCCCCGCGCCCGCATCCTCGCCTCCGCCATGGTCGGCTCCGAGCCGTACTACCACCTCGACGGGCCCGTCGCCGCGACCGAACGCGTCCTGCGCACCGCCGGGATGACCCTCGACGACATCGACCTCGTCGAGATCAACGAGGCCTTCGCCTCCGTGGTGCTGTCCTGGGCCCGGGTCCACCGGGCCGACCTGGACAAGGTCAACGTCAACGGCGGCGCCATCGCGCTCGGCCACGCCGTCGGCTCCACCGGCGCCCGGCTCGTCACCCAAACCCTGCACGAACTGGAACGGACCGGGAAGTCCACCGCGCTGATCACCATGTGCGCCGGTGGGGCGCACGCCACCGCCACCGTCATCGAACGCATCTGA